The following are encoded in a window of Castanea sativa cultivar Marrone di Chiusa Pesio chromosome 5, ASM4071231v1 genomic DNA:
- the LOC142633407 gene encoding F-box/kelch-repeat protein At3g06240-like — protein MSKSVKKEKKISLSQEPVPDDILYDILIGLPLKSLIRFRCVSKSFHSIITNPNFITANLNQAISLSNNNNAHTGYLLYTQHRSFRVKSKKELCTDVYNSNHTLTDVSRLEIPSSFGGFNNMVGFCNGTLCLADDMTSPNCKMYLWNPSIRKLNTVPADTLLDRSLDANFTHVTLGLASDSKNNDLKILRFDSFEGCPAEAQVYSLSRGSWRKIEIPMDSYGTSVTCVYPSPCLFFNGALHSLVCSEVLWSEVEVEVQAVGNEEEDSRRFILSFNVDDEKFHEIKLPENSLRKRHSECLAVLKGSLAFIGFSLADSRSGTCFIWVMKEFGVFEFWTRICVPMAMDGRESLLGCTVDGELLIKRSSPLRDRIVSLDPQSSKTETLTVLSSADVIYTANFVESLVLLDG, from the coding sequence ATGTCTAAATCtgtgaaaaaggaaaagaaaatatcgTTGTCCCAGGAGCCTGTCCCGGACGACATCCTCTACGACATCCTGATTGGGCTGCCATTGAAATCCTTAATCCGATTCAGGTGCGTTTCTAAATCTTTTCACTCAATCATCACCAACCCCAATTTCATTACCGCAAATCTCAACCAAGCTATATCACTGTCCAATAACAACAACGCCCACACTGGTTATCTTCTATATACACAGCACCGTTCATTTAGAgttaaatccaaaaaagaatTGTGTACGGATGTTTACAATAGCAACCACACTTTGACCGACGTTTCTAGACTTGAAATCCCTTCTTCTTTTGGTGGTTTTAACAACATGGTTGGCTTCTGTAATGGCACCCTTTGTCTCGCTGATGATATGACCTCTCCTAATTGCAAAATGTATTTGTGGAACCCAAGCATTAGAAAGTTAAACACGGTTCCTGCTGATACCTTGCTTGACCGCTCTTTGGATGCTAATTTCACTCATGTCACTCTTGGACTTGCCTCTGACTCCAAAAACAATGACTTGAAGATTCTCAGATTTGATAGCTTTGAAGGATGCCCTGCTGAGGCCCAGGTTTACTCGTTGAGTAGGGGTTCGTGGAGAAAGATTGAAATACCTATGGATTCATATGGGACATCTGTTACTTGTGTATATCCATCACCCTGTTTGTTTTTCAATGGAGCTTTGCACTCTTTAGTATGTTCTGAGGTATTATGGTctgaggtggaggtggaggtgcaGGCTGTGGGGAACGAGGAGGAGGATAGCCGCAGATTCATTTTGTCCTTTAATGTTGATGATGAGAAATTTCATGAGATAAAGCTGCCTGAAAACAGTTTACGCAAAAGACATTCGGAATGTCTTGCAGTGCTAAAGGGATCACTGGCTTTCATTGGTTTCAGTCTTGCTGATAGCCGGAGTGGTACTTGCTTCATATGGGTGATGAAGGAGTTTGGTGTGTTTGAGTTTTGGACTCGAATTTGTGTACCAATGGCAATGGATGGACGTGAAAGTTTGCTTGGCTGCACTGTTGATGGTGAACTTCTTATTAAGCGTTCAAGCCCTTTGAGGGACCGGATTGTCTCTCTTGACCCTCAGAGTTCAAAAACGGAAACTCTTACAGTTCTATCAAGTGCAGATGTGATTTATACTGCTAATTTTGTGGAGAGCTTAGTTTTACTTGATGGGTAA